The Humulus lupulus chromosome 3, drHumLupu1.1, whole genome shotgun sequence genome window below encodes:
- the LOC133822779 gene encoding uncharacterized protein LOC133822779 isoform X2, whose product MVYSSLSQFYSSSSSTGPFDIHGVVTLKIVFLPLLAFEIATLVDNIRMCRALMPGDEENMSDDVIWETLPHFWVSISMVFFIAATIFTLLKICGDVAALGWWDLFINFGIAEGFAFLVCTKWYNPAIHRHSQIREASSSSSSSSSSTSVIRYLDWNRGLVISSDENQHQSGICDLQDIGGHIMKIPVIVFQILLFMYLEGTPSGARHLSVPAVFSPLLLLQGAGVLFATYRFVEKIVILVHIGDFGRYSGSRRYFSIASKVQDFFGFLHRGSRLLGWWSIDEGSREEQARIYSAGNSGYNTFSSDVVKKMPKSDLVDEIWRLQAALSEQTEVTKLSQQEFERLQNEKILCRICFEDQIDIVLLPCRHHILCRTCCEKCKKCPICRVIIEERLTVYDV is encoded by the exons ATGGTTTACTCTTCACTTTCACAATTTTACTCGTCCTCAAGCTCCACCGGGCCGTTCGATATCCATGGTG TTGTCACATTGAAGATTGTCTTTCTGCCCCTGCTAGCTTTTGAAATAGCGACTTTGGTTGATAATATCAG AATGTGTAGAGCTCTAATGCCTGGAGACGAAGAAAATATGAGTGACGATGTGATATGGGAGACCCTTCCT CACTTCTGGGTTTCAATATCTATGGTGTTCTTCATTGCTGCGACAATATTCACTCTTCTGAAGATATGTG GTGATGTAGCTGCTTTAGGCTGGTGGGACTTATTTATTAACTTCGG AATTGCAGAGGGATTTGCTTTTCTTGTTTGCACTAAGTGGTATAATCCAGCAATACATAGGCATTCTCAAATCAGAGAAGcctcttcatcttcatcttcgtcttcttcttcaacTTCAGTTATCAGATATCTTGACTGGAACAGAGGTTTAGTAATTTCTTCAGACGAAAACCAGCACCAGAGTGGGATATGTGATTTGCAGGATATTGGCGGACATATTATGAAAATTCCTGTGATTGTTTTCCAGATCCTGCTTTTTATGTACTTAGAG GGAACACCATCAGGCGCTAGGCATCTCTCAGTTCCTGCAGTGTTTTCTCCTCTTCTTTTACTGCAAGGAGCTGGGGTTTTATTTGCTACATACAGATTTGTGGAGAAAATTGTTATTCTAGTTCATATTGGTGATTTTGGAAGATATAGTGGATCTAGAAGATATTTTTCCATAGCATCAAAAGTCCAAGATTTTTTTGGGTTCTTGCATCGCGGTTCAAG ATTGCTGGGTTGGTGGTCAATTGATGAAGGAAGTCGAGAGGAACAGGCTAGAATATACAGTGCGGGGAATTCAGG CTATAACACTTTCTCATCTGATGTTGTGAAGAAGATGCCTAAATCAGATCTTGTTGATGAG ATTTGGAGATTACAAGCTGCACTAAGTGAGCAAACAGAAGTTACAAAATTGAGTCAACAGGAGTTTGAAAGACTTCAGAAT GAAAAGATCCTTTGTAGAATATGTTTTGAAGACCAGATTGACATTGTCTTGCTTCCTTGTAGACATCACATTCTTTGTAG AACATGCTGTGAGAAGTGTAAAAAATGCCCCATCTGCCGTGTCATTATTGAGGAGCGATTGACTGTATATGATGTGTAG
- the LOC133822779 gene encoding uncharacterized protein LOC133822779 isoform X1: MLGQRRVMTWRRVGKSLHALAAHGLLFTFTILLVLKLHRAVRYPWWVVFSPLWLFHVVVARARFSLPAPSLPRDRHWAPYHAVLATPLLVAFELLLCIYLQNDYVVTLKIVFLPLLAFEIATLVDNIRMCRALMPGDEENMSDDVIWETLPHFWVSISMVFFIAATIFTLLKICGDVAALGWWDLFINFGIAEGFAFLVCTKWYNPAIHRHSQIREASSSSSSSSSSTSVIRYLDWNRGLVISSDENQHQSGICDLQDIGGHIMKIPVIVFQILLFMYLEGTPSGARHLSVPAVFSPLLLLQGAGVLFATYRFVEKIVILVHIGDFGRYSGSRRYFSIASKVQDFFGFLHRGSRLLGWWSIDEGSREEQARIYSAGNSGYNTFSSDVVKKMPKSDLVDEIWRLQAALSEQTEVTKLSQQEFERLQNEKILCRICFEDQIDIVLLPCRHHILCRTCCEKCKKCPICRVIIEERLTVYDV, from the exons ATGTTGGGTCAGAGGAGAGTGATGACATGGAGGCGGGTGGGCAAGTCTCTGCACGCTTTGGCAGCCCATGGTTTACTCTTCACTTTCACAATTTTACTCGTCCTCAAGCTCCACCGGGCCGTTCGATATCCATGGTG GGTAGTATTTTCCCCTCTGTGGCTTTTCCATGTAGTTGTTGCACGAGCTAGGTTCTCCTTACCAGCCCCATCTCTGCCTCGTGATCGCCAT TGGGCACCTTATCATGCTGTCTTGGCAACTCCACTGCTTGTGGCTTTTGAACTTCTTCTTTGTATCTATCTTCAAAACGATTATG TTGTCACATTGAAGATTGTCTTTCTGCCCCTGCTAGCTTTTGAAATAGCGACTTTGGTTGATAATATCAG AATGTGTAGAGCTCTAATGCCTGGAGACGAAGAAAATATGAGTGACGATGTGATATGGGAGACCCTTCCT CACTTCTGGGTTTCAATATCTATGGTGTTCTTCATTGCTGCGACAATATTCACTCTTCTGAAGATATGTG GTGATGTAGCTGCTTTAGGCTGGTGGGACTTATTTATTAACTTCGG AATTGCAGAGGGATTTGCTTTTCTTGTTTGCACTAAGTGGTATAATCCAGCAATACATAGGCATTCTCAAATCAGAGAAGcctcttcatcttcatcttcgtcttcttcttcaacTTCAGTTATCAGATATCTTGACTGGAACAGAGGTTTAGTAATTTCTTCAGACGAAAACCAGCACCAGAGTGGGATATGTGATTTGCAGGATATTGGCGGACATATTATGAAAATTCCTGTGATTGTTTTCCAGATCCTGCTTTTTATGTACTTAGAG GGAACACCATCAGGCGCTAGGCATCTCTCAGTTCCTGCAGTGTTTTCTCCTCTTCTTTTACTGCAAGGAGCTGGGGTTTTATTTGCTACATACAGATTTGTGGAGAAAATTGTTATTCTAGTTCATATTGGTGATTTTGGAAGATATAGTGGATCTAGAAGATATTTTTCCATAGCATCAAAAGTCCAAGATTTTTTTGGGTTCTTGCATCGCGGTTCAAG ATTGCTGGGTTGGTGGTCAATTGATGAAGGAAGTCGAGAGGAACAGGCTAGAATATACAGTGCGGGGAATTCAGG CTATAACACTTTCTCATCTGATGTTGTGAAGAAGATGCCTAAATCAGATCTTGTTGATGAG ATTTGGAGATTACAAGCTGCACTAAGTGAGCAAACAGAAGTTACAAAATTGAGTCAACAGGAGTTTGAAAGACTTCAGAAT GAAAAGATCCTTTGTAGAATATGTTTTGAAGACCAGATTGACATTGTCTTGCTTCCTTGTAGACATCACATTCTTTGTAG AACATGCTGTGAGAAGTGTAAAAAATGCCCCATCTGCCGTGTCATTATTGAGGAGCGATTGACTGTATATGATGTGTAG